In one Haloplanus salinus genomic region, the following are encoded:
- a CDS encoding DUF932 domain-containing protein, translating into MWTDDGRTTGVVSSNQDFYNVIQYGDILETVGDAVDRHGIEPSGRVSISPTAHKMSANIDFDQEVYANEDDPIELGLQVQSGHSGFHGLKYDIGAERQVCSNGMTAFISELSFDQTHGEPFQPGLAYNAVDAVAESPAEIEHRLAQAQNRELMNQDEALLVLMESGIDRHLKNPVPDLLNSLYDEVEDPEAPTLWETYNAATRALTHYTNDVPDYELAEGFEQAAQLLENGANEIPEPERLGRQAVDNRSRQLIERGDTEPYWPEEEQTLRELMEQHEIQA; encoded by the coding sequence TTGTGGACAGATGATGGACGGACGACCGGTGTTGTCTCCAGTAACCAGGACTTCTACAACGTTATTCAGTACGGCGATATCTTGGAGACGGTCGGTGACGCGGTCGACCGCCACGGTATCGAACCTTCAGGCAGAGTCTCGATCTCGCCCACCGCACACAAGATGAGTGCGAACATTGATTTCGATCAAGAGGTCTACGCCAATGAGGACGATCCAATCGAGCTGGGCTTGCAGGTGCAGAGCGGCCATTCAGGTTTCCACGGCCTGAAATACGATATCGGAGCAGAACGCCAGGTATGCAGCAACGGGATGACGGCCTTTATCTCCGAACTCAGCTTCGACCAGACACACGGAGAACCATTCCAGCCAGGCCTTGCATACAACGCAGTAGACGCAGTCGCGGAGTCACCAGCGGAGATTGAGCACAGATTAGCACAAGCCCAGAACCGCGAGCTAATGAACCAGGACGAGGCCCTCTTGGTGTTGATGGAGTCAGGGATCGACCGTCACCTGAAAAACCCGGTTCCCGACCTTCTCAATTCCCTGTACGATGAGGTAGAAGATCCTGAAGCACCTACGCTGTGGGAGACTTACAACGCGGCCACACGCGCACTCACACATTACACAAACGATGTTCCGGACTACGAACTCGCGGAGGGCTTCGAACAAGCCGCACAGCTCCTAGAGAACGGAGCGAACGAGATACCGGAACCAGAGAGACTCGGCAGACAAGCAGTGGACAATAGATCCCGTCAGTTGATCGAACGAGGAGACACAGAACCTTACTGGCCGGAGGAAGAGCAAACCCTGAGAGAACTCATGGAACAACACGAGATCCAGGCCTAA
- a CDS encoding transcription factor: MGSGDLGRELDLDAVIKSLENEFDIESNRHSGSMVTIRLESEGPALTLYRTGTYQIRGTDSRKTLFEANEDLLDALRSVGVEFSEPDFEQNNAVFLEDFETNIQLETLSLHLGLEDVEYEPEQFPGVIYRPPEIGTVNLIFSSGKTIISGTVENEVAEQSSEHLRKQLSTLPT; this comes from the coding sequence ATGGGAAGTGGTGATCTCGGTCGAGAGCTTGATTTAGACGCTGTTATCAAGTCGCTGGAAAACGAGTTTGATATTGAATCAAACCGGCATAGCGGCTCTATGGTTACTATTCGCTTAGAATCTGAGGGACCCGCTCTTACCCTCTACCGGACAGGAACATACCAGATCCGGGGAACGGACAGTAGAAAGACGCTGTTCGAAGCTAATGAAGATCTTCTAGATGCTCTTCGCTCAGTTGGTGTGGAATTTTCTGAACCAGATTTTGAACAAAATAACGCAGTCTTCCTTGAGGATTTTGAGACCAATATTCAATTAGAGACACTCTCATTACATCTCGGTTTGGAGGATGTAGAGTATGAGCCGGAACAGTTCCCTGGTGTCATCTACAGGCCACCGGAAATTGGCACCGTTAATCTGATTTTTTCCAGCGGCAAGACGATCATCAGCGGGACAGTAGAAAACGAGGTCGCTGAACAATCTTCGGAACACCTGCGAAAACAGCTTTCCACCCTTCCCACCTAA
- a CDS encoding helix-turn-helix domain-containing protein, whose product MDAQKLLKEYGLSRDTAAKYIDAITRQNQTQTAEELNVSRDTVTRYKNAFNQMNAQQRLLLISSLTQEKLLDQATE is encoded by the coding sequence ATGGACGCACAGAAACTACTCAAAGAATACGGACTATCCCGAGACACCGCCGCCAAATACATAGACGCAATCACACGACAGAACCAGACACAGACCGCAGAAGAACTCAATGTCTCGCGCGATACAGTTACCCGATACAAGAACGCCTTCAACCAGATGAACGCGCAACAACGCCTACTACTAATCTCTTCTCTAACCCAAGAAAAACTCCTTGACCAAGCCACAGAGTGA
- a CDS encoding type IV secretory system conjugative DNA transfer family protein produces the protein MNSEEVQNLIQSTENLTTTYLGSRESDLGVEENVGLSDEKRLTHVLNIGPTGYGKSQLLTHVALQDAEKDHGIAIVNPKGGLIDEFLAKLPEDREDDVVYINPAHDPVTPINVLEPHVSEEMSEAQKENQKEIIVSDLIDLFKRQSENWGDQFGRVLETLLRAHLDLNIKQNAGRSLLDVFRCVVNQDSLTELIDQTEDEIIREQLVRVKEDMTSYEMEPLQRRLNDFVMNPTIRRVIGPEESGVDFRKAVDNGKILLVDIQKGEVGETVSQLVGSIVITKIWAAAQSRVTQPTEERTPFFLYVDELQNFGGEGSNFTKILAEAREYRLGLWLASQYLHQLATDMRRAVTNNCRTKITFNPSGSEDETRIAGMFQDLSKTQLKALGKYRAAVQKPSEKSHNSATLFDTYPPWEADHSNVDNLKKQGTVAVSQGTSQVKASQSLGQGNNAGGDKHQELLAQAKKQLEERGFQVNLLYQDTGDDKPDGHVHLPDGDIAHLEAEHSTLSRPVKVLRNLKRAVKQDKEVFYVVQQGKAAKLQNIVEDPKNRRGNEYNDKNGGYSYYKDEDGEAFTEFEDLEDAEYRVIEIQGDNLKVHDEAVEPECPELDANSRDDLEAFCLHREEDGFCTELEQQCVLLEGE, from the coding sequence ATGAACTCCGAAGAAGTCCAAAACCTGATCCAGAGTACAGAGAACCTGACCACGACATACCTCGGCAGCCGCGAAAGCGACCTCGGCGTGGAGGAAAACGTAGGCCTCAGCGATGAAAAGAGGCTGACCCACGTCCTGAACATCGGTCCGACCGGCTACGGAAAGAGCCAACTGCTGACGCACGTGGCATTACAAGACGCGGAGAAGGACCACGGCATCGCTATCGTGAATCCCAAGGGAGGCCTCATAGACGAATTCCTCGCCAAACTTCCAGAAGACCGAGAAGACGACGTCGTCTACATCAATCCAGCGCACGATCCAGTAACGCCGATCAACGTCTTGGAACCGCACGTCTCCGAGGAGATGTCCGAGGCCCAGAAGGAAAACCAGAAGGAGATCATCGTCTCCGACCTAATTGACCTCTTCAAACGCCAAAGCGAGAACTGGGGCGACCAGTTCGGACGAGTCCTCGAAACCCTGCTCCGGGCACACCTCGACCTCAACATCAAGCAAAACGCCGGTCGTTCACTACTGGACGTCTTCCGCTGCGTCGTCAACCAAGACAGTCTGACAGAACTCATCGACCAGACCGAGGACGAGATCATCCGAGAACAACTGGTCCGAGTCAAAGAGGACATGACAAGCTATGAGATGGAACCCCTACAAAGACGGCTGAACGACTTCGTAATGAATCCGACCATCCGGAGAGTGATCGGCCCCGAAGAGTCTGGGGTCGACTTCCGAAAAGCCGTCGACAACGGGAAAATCCTTCTCGTCGACATCCAGAAAGGAGAGGTCGGAGAAACCGTCTCCCAGCTCGTCGGCTCTATAGTCATCACAAAGATCTGGGCAGCAGCACAAAGCCGGGTCACCCAACCCACCGAAGAACGAACACCGTTTTTCCTCTACGTCGACGAACTCCAGAACTTCGGCGGCGAAGGAAGCAACTTCACCAAGATCCTCGCAGAGGCACGAGAATACCGACTAGGCCTCTGGCTCGCCTCACAGTACCTCCACCAGTTAGCGACGGATATGCGAAGAGCAGTCACCAACAACTGCCGCACCAAAATCACATTCAACCCCAGTGGCAGCGAAGACGAAACCCGGATCGCCGGAATGTTCCAAGACCTCTCGAAAACCCAACTCAAAGCCTTAGGAAAATACCGAGCAGCAGTCCAGAAACCCAGCGAAAAAAGCCACAACTCCGCTACCCTATTCGACACCTATCCGCCCTGGGAAGCCGACCACAGCAACGTCGACAACCTCAAGAAACAGGGAACGGTCGCCGTATCCCAGGGAACGTCTCAGGTCAAGGCCTCACAGAGCCTGGGACAGGGGAACAACGCTGGCGGCGACAAACATCAAGAACTCCTCGCACAAGCAAAGAAACAACTAGAGGAACGCGGCTTCCAGGTCAACCTACTGTACCAGGATACAGGCGACGACAAACCAGATGGGCATGTACACTTGCCGGACGGCGACATTGCACACCTGGAAGCAGAACACAGCACACTCTCAAGGCCTGTAAAAGTCCTACGCAACCTGAAACGGGCAGTAAAACAGGACAAGGAAGTGTTCTACGTCGTCCAGCAGGGGAAAGCCGCCAAACTACAGAACATCGTCGAAGACCCGAAAAACCGGAGAGGCAACGAATACAACGACAAAAACGGAGGATACAGCTACTACAAAGACGAAGACGGCGAGGCCTTCACTGAATTTGAGGATCTAGAAGACGCCGAGTACCGAGTAATCGAAATCCAGGGAGACAATCTAAAAGTCCACGACGAAGCAGTCGAACCAGAATGCCCCGAACTCGATGCAAACAGTCGTGACGACTTAGAGGCCTTCTGCCTACACCGAGAAGAAGACGGATTCTGCACAGAACTCGAACAGCAATGTGTCCTCCTCGAAGGAGAATGA
- a CDS encoding zinc ribbon domain-containing protein translates to MANEPGPNEVYCSSCGEVIKKEAEVCPECGVKNKVNESSSTSDARKYELEKIVNKDKTNVLLLSIFVTPLGYYWIGKTGLALLNFFTFNYFLLGPIVVPLHTNKIMKDAKKELENM, encoded by the coding sequence ATGGCTAATGAACCCGGACCTAACGAGGTTTATTGTAGCAGTTGTGGAGAAGTTATTAAGAAAGAAGCGGAGGTCTGCCCTGAATGTGGGGTTAAAAATAAAGTAAATGAAAGCTCCTCTACGTCCGATGCCAGAAAGTATGAACTTGAAAAGATAGTTAACAAAGACAAAACGAATGTACTTTTGTTGAGTATATTTGTCACACCTCTAGGATATTATTGGATCGGGAAGACTGGTCTAGCCCTTCTGAACTTCTTTACTTTCAACTATTTCCTTCTAGGTCCTATAGTAGTCCCACTCCACACTAACAAGATCATGAAGGACGCAAAGAAAGAACTTGAGAATATGTAG
- a CDS encoding restriction endonuclease subunit S produces the protein MTKEQYELEDSKIDQNPENDPSVDWEMKELEDVADLNPGSINDEGFNFEEIQYLDISSTGKGFIEELSDYSIEEAPSRAKRTVKTGDTVLSRVRPIREQFTLVQDPPMNLVVSTGFAVLRAKEGIDEKYLYYAATTPEMIMWMDNHTSGSAYPAVNLSTLKHAEIPVPSVTTQKKIGEILHKIDLKIEVNKQINDILEEMVQVLFKAWFVDFESYEDFKQSGLGEIPEGFEVCQIGDVCSTRGGGTPSTDIDDYWGGDNLWLTPKEVTSLNSKIAFDTERKVSDEGLNNSSTAIMPEKSVLLTSRATVGEVVVNREPMGTNQGFICIQPNDRVEPYYLACLVENKRPEIENRASGSTYDEISQTSFNGIQVAIPPKEDIEEFEDKVEEIYEDIYTRELENRRLEELRDTLLPKLMSGEIRVNDIELDELEVDSEV, from the coding sequence TTGACCAAAGAGCAATATGAGCTAGAGGACTCCAAGATCGATCAGAATCCTGAGAATGACCCGAGTGTTGATTGGGAAATGAAAGAATTGGAAGATGTGGCGGATCTCAACCCGGGTTCGATAAATGACGAGGGGTTCAATTTTGAGGAAATTCAATATCTCGACATATCATCAACTGGAAAAGGTTTCATAGAGGAGTTGTCAGATTACAGTATAGAAGAGGCACCTAGTCGAGCGAAGAGAACTGTCAAAACAGGAGACACTGTGCTCTCAAGAGTTCGTCCAATAAGAGAGCAATTTACTCTTGTACAGGATCCTCCGATGAATCTTGTAGTCTCAACAGGGTTCGCTGTTTTACGAGCAAAAGAGGGAATTGATGAAAAATATCTCTACTATGCCGCGACTACTCCAGAGATGATTATGTGGATGGATAACCACACGTCCGGAAGTGCTTATCCAGCCGTCAATCTAAGCACATTAAAACACGCTGAAATTCCTGTTCCTTCTGTTACTACACAAAAAAAGATAGGAGAGATTCTACATAAGATTGATCTAAAAATAGAGGTAAATAAACAGATTAATGATATTTTGGAGGAGATGGTTCAAGTCCTATTCAAGGCTTGGTTTGTTGATTTTGAATCTTATGAAGATTTCAAACAGTCCGGGCTAGGTGAAATTCCAGAAGGTTTTGAAGTGTGTCAGATAGGAGATGTTTGTAGTACAAGAGGTGGAGGGACTCCAAGCACAGATATTGATGACTACTGGGGCGGCGATAATTTGTGGCTGACTCCTAAGGAAGTCACATCTCTTAACTCAAAAATCGCGTTTGACACTGAAAGAAAAGTGAGTGATGAGGGTCTGAATAATAGTTCTACGGCAATTATGCCAGAAAAGTCAGTACTTCTTACAAGTAGAGCTACTGTTGGAGAAGTAGTTGTTAACCGGGAACCAATGGGCACTAACCAGGGATTCATTTGTATTCAGCCAAATGATAGGGTAGAACCGTATTATCTTGCTTGTCTTGTTGAAAATAAGCGGCCTGAAATAGAGAATCGAGCTAGTGGCAGCACATATGATGAAATAAGCCAGACTTCTTTTAATGGAATCCAAGTTGCGATTCCTCCGAAAGAAGATATTGAAGAATTCGAAGACAAAGTAGAGGAGATCTATGAGGATATATACACTAGGGAGCTTGAAAACCGTCGTTTGGAAGAATTACGCGATACTCTGCTTCCGAAGCTGATGTCGGGTGAGATCAGGGTTAATGATATAGAGTTGGATGAGTTAGAGGTTGATAGTGAGGTTTGA
- a CDS encoding type I restriction-modification system subunit M — translation MAIAGDSNGELEKKLWETAEKLRGPVDPSEYKDFALGLLFLKSMSDSFAARRKELEEKTRDEDSRYYTEDEKEREYILTDKDEYKSENVFYLPEDTRWQYFVDNATDPQIGKKIDDAMRAIEEENPRLKGILPKGYSRSSLSDNSSDALEGLINLFADLEMEAGNGDGDEDIFGRIYEYFIKQFAMEGGQKGGEFYTPKSVVELMVEVLEPYEGRIFDPFSGSGGMFVQSQKFIESHGGDTDKISIYGQEIKESTLQISKMNLYLRGLDGNIKQGDSILNDQHKGLEADYVITNPPFNMSEWGKDSIADDDPRFKYGMPPSNNANYAFIQHMISHLDDDGMAATVMANGAMSVQSTGGDIRKSIIEDDLLDAVIALPKELFFTTSIPACIYILTKGKKSDQYRDRSGETLFVDAREEYESIGQTQNILEEEHINKIVEKVRAYRGEGVDEYKDETGFCKVAEIEDIADNRHIITPGRYVGIKEQEGDDEPFEVKMERLSADLRENFQKSNELQDQIEKNLEVLGF, via the coding sequence ATGGCGATAGCGGGAGACTCTAACGGCGAACTTGAAAAGAAACTCTGGGAAACTGCTGAAAAACTACGAGGACCAGTTGACCCCTCCGAATACAAAGACTTCGCACTAGGCCTGCTATTCTTGAAGAGTATGTCTGACTCTTTCGCGGCCCGAAGAAAAGAACTTGAGGAGAAAACGCGAGACGAAGACTCCCGATACTATACTGAAGACGAGAAAGAACGCGAATACATTCTAACGGACAAGGATGAGTACAAGAGCGAAAACGTATTCTACCTCCCTGAAGATACCCGCTGGCAGTACTTCGTCGACAACGCTACTGACCCTCAAATCGGTAAGAAAATCGATGATGCGATGCGAGCCATCGAAGAGGAAAACCCGCGATTAAAAGGAATACTTCCGAAAGGATATTCGCGCTCTTCTCTCTCCGACAACTCTTCTGACGCACTTGAAGGCCTGATCAACCTCTTCGCTGACTTGGAGATGGAAGCAGGTAACGGAGACGGCGACGAGGACATCTTCGGCCGGATCTACGAATACTTTATCAAGCAGTTCGCGATGGAAGGCGGCCAGAAAGGAGGAGAATTCTACACACCAAAGAGCGTAGTCGAGCTCATGGTAGAAGTGCTGGAACCGTACGAAGGCCGGATATTCGACCCCTTCAGCGGCTCCGGAGGAATGTTCGTACAGAGCCAGAAATTCATCGAAAGCCACGGCGGCGACACCGACAAAATCTCGATCTACGGCCAGGAGATCAAGGAAAGCACCCTCCAGATCTCCAAAATGAACCTCTACCTCCGAGGCCTAGACGGCAACATCAAACAAGGAGACAGCATTCTCAACGACCAGCACAAAGGCCTAGAAGCGGACTACGTCATCACAAATCCTCCTTTCAATATGAGCGAATGGGGGAAAGACTCAATCGCAGATGACGATCCCCGATTCAAATATGGGATGCCTCCGTCCAACAACGCCAACTATGCGTTCATTCAGCATATGATCAGCCACCTGGACGATGATGGGATGGCTGCGACAGTTATGGCGAACGGGGCAATGTCCGTGCAAAGCACCGGTGGAGACATTCGTAAGTCAATTATTGAGGATGATTTGCTGGATGCGGTGATTGCCTTACCTAAGGAACTATTCTTCACTACCAGTATACCGGCCTGTATCTATATCCTAACCAAAGGCAAGAAGTCTGATCAATACAGAGATCGTTCCGGCGAGACATTGTTCGTTGATGCTAGGGAAGAATACGAAAGCATCGGTCAAACTCAGAATATATTGGAAGAAGAACACATCAACAAAATTGTTGAGAAAGTCAGAGCATACCGAGGAGAAGGGGTAGACGAATATAAGGATGAGACCGGATTCTGTAAGGTAGCCGAGATTGAAGATATCGCAGACAATCGTCATATAATTACGCCCGGAAGATACGTCGGTATAAAAGAACAAGAAGGCGACGACGAGCCATTTGAAGTTAAAATGGAGCGTTTATCTGCTGATCTTAGAGAGAATTTCCAGAAATCAAACGAGCTACAAGATCAAATTGAAAAGAATTTGGAGGTGCTAGGATTTTGA
- a CDS encoding VirB4 family type IV secretion system protein, whose amino-acid sequence MSEKVRMPTDLDQVSLKLLGKLDTKDLARLGIPSASAFAYLYQASNPSLAAFAGAGVAAGLGATWALWKPYGRSLDQNMYQGLRWKLNNRNGVETPEIEEDLLTAGDSVSALIEVDPVNMELKSGNEKAALHKLYQELLQSVDHPITVYSTQDPFSFAQYFENLEDGDKLQDDYRGHCEGLVQDGNSKTRHYIEVKVENGDRNELSNRVGEILEHLTSGGLTAYRLTELDSREIKDTPEIRAGHIKHRDSEEREYSKTLYISDHPRDVDFSWISQIFQVEGLLDITQTLYPKASADTVSKLQKLENKAEAENQSLIRKGYGSSRKLERLLDDLDWFQNLLADQDDNPVEYGCYITAYGENKEACEDTLRKVENRLKTLGIKYQDTTLRTDQAYQSTTPGLKDKLSEHQLMPAGSAASGFPFTQASNIDENGVLFGVDESTEAPVVLDRFKWNAGHSVLAGVTGSGKSFHSKLLLLRSALIYDDLHINIVDPKPEYGELENFLEEYATVQRYEFDGSVNKDEETLVEAVEEAYQGAQENTGKTIVVIDEAHRLLKKEKGASILSTLVREARSSNTAVHLITQTISDFYRTEDGKDILKNVPCKILFAHEKADNQPSKAFQLSTVAETSLYNLAKGDQDSTDYSQAILSVSNQFESKIKVEASDVEASIIENREIPDDNSSTSNSFDIDYNSSNTTEEAGLFEKIKASITQAFSQIERPSVPSFSWPSLSNNSKNRSRYNTQKKDSTWSNKIPEVNITVPQSIKDLLYVSKVFGSILIPVSGLIVVSDYIANQVGHLFGFGEISIELLTFILPFILAGIGFSLIDTYNAVKGA is encoded by the coding sequence ATGAGTGAAAAGGTTCGAATGCCGACGGACCTCGACCAGGTCTCGCTGAAACTGCTCGGTAAGCTCGACACCAAAGACCTGGCACGGCTCGGAATCCCCTCCGCGTCAGCCTTCGCGTATCTGTATCAGGCCTCGAATCCGTCTCTCGCCGCATTCGCTGGCGCTGGAGTTGCGGCAGGACTCGGAGCAACCTGGGCACTCTGGAAGCCCTACGGTCGAAGCCTCGACCAGAACATGTACCAAGGCCTTCGCTGGAAGCTAAATAACAGAAACGGCGTTGAAACCCCGGAGATCGAGGAAGACCTCCTGACGGCAGGTGACTCAGTATCCGCGTTGATCGAGGTCGATCCGGTCAACATGGAGCTGAAGTCGGGCAACGAGAAAGCCGCGCTCCACAAACTGTACCAGGAACTCCTGCAATCTGTCGACCACCCCATCACAGTCTACAGTACTCAGGACCCGTTCAGCTTCGCCCAATACTTCGAAAACCTCGAAGACGGCGACAAACTACAAGACGACTACCGCGGCCACTGCGAAGGCCTGGTGCAAGACGGGAACAGCAAGACTCGGCACTACATAGAAGTCAAGGTCGAAAACGGCGACAGAAACGAACTGTCAAACCGTGTTGGAGAAATCCTGGAACACCTCACCTCTGGAGGCCTCACCGCCTACAGATTAACCGAGTTAGACAGCAGGGAAATCAAGGATACTCCCGAAATCCGGGCCGGCCACATCAAACACCGCGATTCAGAGGAAAGAGAATACAGCAAAACGCTGTACATCTCCGATCACCCGCGAGACGTAGACTTCAGCTGGATATCACAAATCTTCCAAGTCGAAGGCCTCCTCGACATCACTCAAACACTCTACCCAAAGGCCTCGGCAGATACAGTCTCTAAACTACAGAAACTGGAGAATAAGGCTGAGGCCGAGAATCAGTCCCTGATCCGGAAAGGATACGGCAGCAGTAGAAAACTGGAACGACTGCTAGACGACCTCGACTGGTTCCAGAACCTGCTTGCCGATCAAGACGACAACCCCGTCGAGTACGGCTGCTACATCACAGCCTACGGAGAAAACAAAGAAGCCTGTGAAGACACCCTAAGAAAGGTAGAGAACCGGCTGAAAACCCTCGGCATCAAATACCAGGATACCACGCTGCGCACTGATCAGGCCTACCAGTCCACGACGCCAGGCCTCAAAGACAAACTCAGTGAGCATCAGTTGATGCCTGCAGGAAGCGCTGCATCTGGTTTCCCGTTCACCCAGGCCTCAAATATCGACGAGAACGGTGTTCTCTTCGGCGTCGATGAATCCACAGAGGCACCTGTCGTACTGGATCGGTTCAAATGGAACGCCGGGCACTCAGTTCTCGCCGGCGTCACTGGCTCAGGCAAGAGCTTCCACTCAAAACTGCTCCTACTCAGGTCTGCTCTCATCTACGACGACCTCCACATCAACATAGTCGATCCCAAGCCGGAATACGGCGAACTAGAGAACTTCTTAGAGGAATACGCCACCGTTCAACGGTACGAATTCGACGGCTCGGTCAACAAAGATGAAGAAACTCTGGTCGAAGCGGTCGAAGAGGCATACCAAGGTGCACAAGAAAACACCGGTAAAACCATCGTCGTCATAGACGAAGCCCACCGCCTCCTCAAGAAGGAGAAAGGAGCATCAATCCTCTCTACCCTGGTGCGGGAAGCACGCTCCTCAAACACAGCAGTCCACCTCATCACGCAGACAATCAGCGACTTCTACCGAACCGAAGACGGAAAAGACATCCTCAAAAACGTGCCATGTAAAATCCTGTTCGCACACGAGAAGGCCGACAACCAACCAAGCAAAGCCTTCCAACTCTCCACAGTCGCAGAAACCTCTCTGTACAACCTCGCAAAAGGAGACCAAGACTCTACGGATTACAGCCAGGCAATCCTCTCCGTCAGCAACCAGTTCGAATCCAAAATCAAGGTAGAAGCCTCAGATGTAGAAGCCTCGATCATCGAAAACAGAGAAATTCCCGACGACAACTCCAGTACTTCAAACAGCTTTGATATCGACTACAACTCCAGCAACACAACTGAAGAAGCCGGACTATTCGAGAAAATCAAGGCCTCCATCACCCAGGCCTTTTCTCAGATAGAACGGCCCTCTGTCCCCAGTTTCTCCTGGCCCTCACTCTCAAATAACAGCAAGAACCGTTCACGATACAATACCCAGAAAAAAGACAGCACCTGGAGTAACAAGATCCCGGAAGTCAATATCACTGTACCTCAATCGATTAAAGACCTGTTATATGTAAGCAAAGTATTCGGAAGCATTCTCATACCCGTATCAGGGCTAATTGTCGTCTCCGACTACATCGCAAATCAGGTCGGACACCTCTTCGGATTCGGCGAAATATCAATTGAACTACTGACATTCATTTTACCGTTCATCCTCGCCGGAATCGGCTTCAGCCTGATAGACACTTACAACGCTGTCAAAGGGGCCTGA
- a CDS encoding winged helix DNA-binding protein, producing MSEEEFEKIRDKDHIVLQHIEEGREDVQKITAETTLENHHVSYCFEKLEELGLITVEKPDTMVERIVDGQKRVFQHPKKAKLTEKGHRYLKNEEMNRTEAYGDLSHGELVKKFRELEETVDQLERSMEAFRRQIMKKLEEG from the coding sequence ATGAGTGAGGAAGAATTCGAGAAGATACGGGACAAGGACCACATCGTCCTCCAACACATCGAAGAAGGCCGAGAAGACGTCCAGAAGATCACCGCAGAAACCACGCTCGAAAACCACCACGTCTCCTACTGCTTCGAGAAGTTGGAGGAATTAGGCCTCATCACCGTAGAGAAACCAGATACAATGGTAGAGAGAATCGTCGACGGACAGAAACGGGTGTTCCAGCATCCGAAGAAAGCCAAGTTGACAGAGAAAGGTCATCGATATCTCAAAAACGAAGAGATGAACAGAACAGAGGCGTACGGAGACTTGAGCCACGGCGAACTCGTCAAAAAGTTTCGGGAACTGGAAGAGACGGTAGATCAGTTAGAACGATCCATGGAGGCTTTTCGGCGGCAGATAATGAAGAAATTGGAAGAAGGATAA